In one Fundidesulfovibrio magnetotacticus genomic region, the following are encoded:
- a CDS encoding patatin-like phospholipase family protein, whose translation MCRILSIDGGGMRGLIPATILATMERLAGKPIGHLVDLVAGTSTGGIIAAAVAAGIPMERVRRLYREQGREIFARDIGHVIDSLGGLADEKYPATGLDRCLGALFQDRKLSDASTELLVTATTLSGAPMMFKRRKARRDQAEDFLLTDVCRATSAAPTYFPPAEISDLAQARTHYLADGGLVANNPAMCAVAEGFKGGEPFPTLVSLGTGADDSSLTIKAARHLGLLNAAGVLKMVFNGPGAAVDYQCRELLGDQYHRLQPTLPGPMELDATDESSLALLEELAAQVCESPEFERACKALGIAA comes from the coding sequence ATGTGCCGCATCCTCTCCATCGACGGCGGCGGCATGCGCGGCCTGATCCCGGCCACCATCCTGGCCACCATGGAGCGCCTGGCGGGCAAGCCGATCGGCCACCTGGTCGACCTGGTGGCGGGCACGTCCACCGGGGGCATCATCGCGGCGGCCGTGGCGGCGGGTATCCCCATGGAGCGCGTGCGCAGGCTCTACCGCGAGCAGGGCCGGGAGATCTTCGCGCGCGACATCGGCCACGTCATCGACTCCCTGGGCGGGCTGGCCGACGAGAAGTACCCGGCCACGGGCCTGGACCGTTGCCTGGGCGCATTGTTTCAGGACCGCAAGCTCTCCGACGCCAGCACCGAGCTGCTCGTCACGGCCACCACGCTCTCCGGAGCGCCCATGATGTTCAAACGCCGCAAGGCCCGGCGCGACCAGGCCGAGGATTTCCTCCTGACGGACGTGTGCCGGGCCACCTCGGCGGCCCCCACGTACTTCCCCCCGGCGGAGATCTCCGACCTGGCCCAGGCCCGCACCCACTACCTGGCGGACGGCGGCCTGGTGGCCAACAACCCGGCCATGTGCGCCGTGGCCGAGGGATTCAAGGGCGGTGAGCCGTTTCCCACGCTCGTCTCCCTGGGCACCGGCGCGGACGATTCCTCCCTGACCATCAAGGCCGCCCGTCACCTCGGCCTGCTCAACGCCGCCGGAGTGCTCAAAATGGTGTTCAACGGCCCGGGAGCGGCGGTGGACTACCAATGCCGCGAGCTGCTGGGCGACCAATACCACCGCCTCCAGCCCACGCTGCCCGGCCCCATGGAGCTGGACGCCACGGACGAATCCTCCCTGGCCCTCCTGGAGGAGCTGGCCGCACAGGTCTGCGAGTCGCCGGAGTTCGAGCGGGCCTGCAAGGCCCTGGGTATCGCGGCCTAG
- a CDS encoding Com family DNA-binding transcriptional regulator, producing MRDIRCGRCSKLLCKGSVWELEIKCPRCHTLNHVRAASPSAEGHGASAKEAPCVTNSNTA from the coding sequence ATGCGGGATATCAGGTGCGGACGATGTAGCAAATTGTTGTGCAAGGGCAGCGTGTGGGAGTTGGAGATCAAATGCCCGCGCTGCCACACCCTCAACCACGTGAGGGCCGCGAGCCCCAGCGCCGAAGGCCATGGAGCCTCTGCCAAGGAGGCTCCATGCGTCACGAATTCAAACACGGCATAG
- a CDS encoding DNA-methyltransferase, whose amino-acid sequence MRHEFKHGIVHCGDALAVLREMPGESVDAVLTDPPYSSGGLHMAARQADPADKYQHTGAIRTYPPMLGDLKDQRSFTMWATLWLSECWRVAKPGAAAMVFSDWRQLPAMTDALQGGGWAWRGIVVWHKSGGRPMLGEFRRDAEYVVYGVKGKRRATHRRCLPGVYRYPINAGRKVHLTSKPVELIKELLYVTPDGATILDPFLGGGTTALACMQTGRRFVGVELSEEYCDLACGQIRAAETTMR is encoded by the coding sequence ATGCGTCACGAATTCAAACACGGCATAGTGCACTGTGGCGACGCCCTCGCGGTCCTGCGGGAGATGCCCGGCGAGTCCGTCGATGCGGTGCTCACCGACCCGCCCTATTCGAGCGGCGGGCTGCACATGGCGGCCCGGCAGGCCGATCCGGCGGACAAATACCAGCACACGGGCGCGATTCGCACCTACCCGCCCATGTTGGGAGACCTCAAGGACCAACGCTCCTTCACCATGTGGGCCACCTTGTGGCTGAGCGAGTGCTGGAGAGTGGCCAAACCTGGAGCAGCCGCGATGGTGTTCTCGGACTGGCGGCAGCTCCCGGCCATGACCGACGCCCTCCAGGGCGGAGGCTGGGCCTGGCGCGGAATCGTGGTCTGGCACAAGTCCGGCGGCAGGCCCATGCTGGGCGAGTTCCGGCGCGACGCCGAGTACGTCGTCTACGGCGTCAAGGGCAAGCGCCGCGCCACACACCGGCGATGCCTGCCGGGCGTGTACCGGTACCCGATCAACGCGGGCCGTAAGGTCCACCTCACAAGCAAGCCCGTGGAGCTGATCAAGGAGCTGCTGTACGTGACGCCCGACGGGGCCACGATACTGGACCCTTTCCTGGGCGGGGGCACCACTGCGCTGGCCTGTATGCAGACCGGCAGACGGTTTGTGGGGGTGGAGCTGTCCGAGGAGTACTGCGATTTGGCCTGCGGGCAGATCCGCGCGGCCGAGACAACGATGCGATGA
- a CDS encoding PAS domain-containing protein: MLFLKKRFGNRLRNLRQQAGLTQVQLAERVGLSDRYLGRVERGMVSPSFECIERMAQALGVDPAELFLTAGQMLAHAPVMGSTLDDVLQERAAILRALPGLTVKFVDTDLRILWVHTSDPESPMARGLDCTGQRCHEAFHDRQEACPGCLVPQAMARLEPVEGEVASPAGRSFLIRCTPVMGGDGTLRGALHLSLDITARKAVEEALSATRRRLEHMLSSLPVVLYALDAGADFAQTSVSDNVQEVLGHHPSDFLETPGFWRSLVHPADSQRLRQAIPNRLIEQNFLTLEYRVRHGAGGWRWVRDSLRLQRGEDGKPREVFGAVLDITDSKASEIALRESEARYRTLFLDNCTVQLVTDVTTGVILDANPAAEAFYGYPLSELRGMHIASINMLGPVKVMDVLREASASRQNLLRFRHRLSGGELRDVEARVTALEISGRPVIHSLIIDVTGLRTSEPVGGPGGD; encoded by the coding sequence GTGCTTTTCTTGAAGAAACGCTTTGGAAACCGCCTTCGGAATCTCCGTCAGCAGGCGGGGTTGACGCAGGTGCAACTGGCCGAGCGCGTCGGGCTTTCCGATCGCTATCTGGGACGCGTGGAACGCGGAATGGTCTCGCCGTCCTTCGAGTGCATCGAGCGCATGGCGCAGGCTCTTGGCGTGGACCCCGCCGAACTCTTCCTGACCGCCGGGCAGATGCTGGCGCATGCGCCGGTCATGGGCTCCACCCTGGACGACGTGCTCCAGGAACGCGCCGCCATCCTCAGGGCCTTGCCCGGGCTCACGGTGAAGTTCGTGGACACCGACCTGCGCATCCTCTGGGTGCACACCAGCGACCCCGAATCCCCCATGGCGCGCGGCCTGGACTGCACCGGGCAGCGCTGCCACGAGGCCTTCCACGACCGGCAGGAGGCCTGCCCCGGCTGCCTGGTGCCCCAGGCCATGGCGCGGCTCGAACCCGTGGAGGGCGAGGTGGCCTCGCCCGCCGGGCGCTCCTTCCTGATCCGTTGCACGCCCGTGATGGGCGGCGACGGCACGTTGCGCGGCGCGCTGCACCTCTCGCTGGACATCACGGCCCGCAAGGCCGTGGAGGAGGCCCTGTCCGCCACGCGGCGACGCCTGGAGCACATGCTGTCCAGCCTGCCCGTGGTGCTCTACGCCCTCGACGCCGGAGCGGACTTCGCGCAGACCAGCGTATCGGACAACGTGCAGGAGGTGCTGGGCCATCATCCATCGGACTTCCTGGAAACGCCGGGCTTCTGGCGCTCGCTTGTGCACCCGGCGGACAGCCAGCGACTTCGGCAGGCGATCCCCAACAGGCTCATCGAGCAGAACTTCCTGACGCTGGAATACCGCGTGCGGCACGGCGCGGGCGGCTGGCGCTGGGTGCGAGACTCCTTGCGCCTGCAACGCGGGGAGGACGGCAAGCCGCGCGAGGTGTTCGGGGCCGTTCTGGACATCACGGATTCCAAGGCCTCCGAGATCGCACTGCGCGAGTCCGAGGCGCGCTACCGGACCCTGTTCCTGGACAACTGCACGGTGCAGCTGGTGACCGACGTGACTACCGGCGTGATCCTGGACGCCAACCCGGCGGCCGAGGCCTTCTACGGATACCCCCTGAGCGAACTGCGCGGGATGCACATCGCGTCCATTAACATGCTGGGGCCCGTGAAGGTGATGGACGTCCTGCGCGAGGCCAGCGCTTCGCGCCAGAATCTCTTACGCTTCCGGCACCGCCTGTCCGGCGGGGAGCTGCGCGACGTGGAAGCCCGCGTGACGGCGCTGGAAATATCAGGACGCCCGGTGATCCACTCGCTGATCATCGACGTGACGGGGCTGCGCACGTCCGAACCCGTAGGCGGCCCCGGCGGCGATTGA